The Corallococcus exiguus genome includes a window with the following:
- a CDS encoding DUF6929 family protein yields MIPTTRRRTLTLAAPEAPGRPAHVSAASGLVRAGDWLYVVADDALHLAVFPAAGDAPGHTVRLFPGELPAGHAERKAAKPDLEALCRLGPSASFAHGALLALPSGSTPARRRASVLPLNADGTLAGEPRTVDCTSLYVQLERELVALNVEGAAVAGKRLRLLNRGNGEGGVDALVDLDLDRVLASLDVGVMGPEAVRTVRRWELGEANGVRLSFTDASPLPDGRVVFTATAEASRDRVADGPLKGSAVGVLAPDGTPVYLDAVDVPVKLEGVDARVEGGRVHVLLVADADDPSVPAPLLEAALPVPG; encoded by the coding sequence ATGATTCCCACCACCCGTCGGCGCACGCTCACCCTCGCGGCGCCCGAAGCCCCCGGCCGTCCCGCGCACGTCTCCGCCGCCAGTGGTCTGGTGCGCGCGGGGGACTGGCTCTACGTCGTCGCGGACGACGCGCTCCACCTCGCGGTGTTCCCCGCGGCCGGAGACGCGCCGGGCCACACCGTGCGCCTCTTTCCCGGAGAGCTTCCGGCAGGACACGCGGAGCGCAAGGCTGCGAAGCCGGACCTGGAGGCGCTGTGCAGGCTGGGGCCCTCCGCGTCCTTCGCGCACGGGGCGCTGCTGGCCCTGCCCTCGGGGTCCACGCCCGCGCGGCGCCGGGCGTCGGTGCTGCCCTTGAACGCGGACGGGACGCTCGCGGGCGAACCGCGCACGGTGGACTGCACGTCGCTCTACGTGCAGTTGGAGCGCGAGCTGGTGGCGCTCAACGTGGAGGGCGCGGCGGTGGCGGGCAAGCGGCTGCGGCTGCTCAACCGGGGCAACGGCGAGGGCGGCGTGGACGCGCTGGTGGACCTGGACCTGGACCGCGTGCTGGCCAGCCTGGACGTGGGCGTGATGGGGCCGGAGGCCGTGCGCACCGTGCGGCGGTGGGAGCTGGGTGAAGCCAATGGCGTGCGGCTGTCCTTCACGGACGCGTCGCCGCTGCCGGACGGGCGCGTGGTGTTCACCGCCACGGCGGAGGCGTCTCGCGACCGCGTGGCGGATGGGCCGTTGAAAGGTTCGGCGGTGGGAGTGCTCGCGCCGGATGGCACGCCCGTGTACCTGGACGCGGTGGACGTGCCCGTGAAGCTGGAGGGCGTGGACGCGCGCGTGGAGGGTGGCCGCGTCCACGTGCTGCTGGTGGCGGACGCGGACGACCCGTCGGTGCCCGCGCCGCTCCTGGAAGCCGCGTTGCCCGTGCCGGGCTGA
- a CDS encoding SDR family NAD(P)-dependent oxidoreductase, with amino-acid sequence MIVLVTGATAGIGQAIARRFVKEGARVIAAGRRSDRLDALKAELGERLLPVTLDVTDKAAVKAAFASLPADFAQVDVLVNNAGLALGLEPAQAARLEDWDVVVDTNVKGLLYCTREALAGMVARDRGHVINIGSIAGEFPYPGGNVYGATKAFVHQFTLNLRADLHGTAVRVTDIQPGLLGGTEFSHVRFRGDEAKAAALYDKTQPLTPEDVADTAYWVATRPAHVNINVISMMPVAQAFGPLLVTRGG; translated from the coding sequence ATGATCGTGCTGGTGACAGGGGCCACGGCGGGCATCGGGCAGGCCATCGCGCGCCGCTTCGTGAAGGAGGGCGCGCGGGTCATCGCCGCCGGACGGCGGAGCGACCGGCTGGACGCGCTCAAGGCGGAGCTGGGCGAACGGCTGCTGCCGGTGACGCTGGACGTGACGGACAAGGCGGCGGTGAAGGCGGCGTTCGCCTCGCTGCCGGCGGACTTCGCGCAGGTGGACGTGCTGGTGAACAACGCGGGGCTCGCGCTGGGGCTGGAGCCCGCGCAGGCGGCACGGCTGGAGGACTGGGACGTGGTGGTGGACACCAACGTGAAGGGCCTCCTGTACTGCACGCGTGAGGCGCTCGCGGGCATGGTGGCGCGCGACCGGGGGCACGTCATCAACATCGGCTCCATCGCGGGCGAGTTCCCGTACCCCGGCGGCAACGTGTACGGCGCGACGAAGGCGTTCGTGCATCAGTTCACGCTCAACCTGCGCGCGGACCTGCACGGCACCGCGGTGCGCGTCACGGACATCCAGCCGGGGCTGTTGGGCGGCACGGAGTTCTCCCACGTGCGCTTCCGCGGCGACGAGGCGAAGGCCGCCGCGCTCTACGACAAGACCCAGCCGCTCACGCCCGAGGACGTCGCGGACACGGCGTACTGGGTGGCCACTCGCCCCGCGCACGTGAACATCAACGTCATCTCCATGATGCCGGTGGCGCAGGCCTTCGGGCCGCTGCTGGTGACGCGCGGCGGCTGA
- a CDS encoding tetratricopeptide repeat protein: MTRALSRWACVLAVGALAVTGCRDKPVDHMQRARDAIFEKRPDEALVEYRKAYEMLLRDETPEALVMRARALKGAADVYWLEQRKVKEAVSVYRQLIQQCPEAPESLEARIILAELLRVHYRDLRGSIDQLTAALHRNPPQGAELQYQVAKTYFELQDYPQCELEAKKLPDRFATSPYVDDALFLQAQALAMVDGKRQEALKTYADLRTRFPDSELAPHALFEMGKLRADAGDNEKAIETWVECLKTHPDPSLVQDAITRARRRLANLTVEGIGKKEVAFDRSKQARTSVEAMGGSAEEAARDRGD, translated from the coding sequence ATGACGCGCGCGCTGTCGCGGTGGGCATGTGTCCTGGCGGTGGGGGCGCTCGCCGTCACGGGTTGCCGCGACAAGCCGGTGGACCACATGCAGCGCGCCCGCGACGCCATCTTCGAGAAGCGTCCGGACGAAGCGCTGGTGGAGTACCGCAAGGCCTACGAGATGCTGCTGCGCGACGAGACCCCGGAGGCGCTGGTGATGCGCGCCCGGGCGCTCAAGGGCGCGGCGGACGTGTACTGGCTGGAGCAGCGCAAGGTGAAGGAGGCGGTGAGCGTCTACCGCCAGCTCATCCAGCAGTGCCCGGAGGCGCCGGAGTCGCTGGAGGCGCGCATCATCCTGGCGGAGCTGCTGCGGGTGCACTACCGCGACCTGCGCGGCTCCATTGATCAGCTCACCGCCGCGCTGCACCGCAACCCGCCGCAGGGCGCGGAGCTGCAGTACCAGGTGGCCAAGACGTACTTCGAGCTCCAGGACTATCCGCAGTGCGAGCTGGAGGCGAAGAAGCTGCCGGACCGCTTCGCCACCAGCCCCTACGTGGACGACGCGCTCTTCCTCCAGGCGCAGGCCCTGGCCATGGTGGACGGCAAGCGCCAGGAAGCGCTGAAGACGTACGCGGACCTGCGCACGCGCTTCCCGGACTCGGAGCTGGCGCCGCACGCCCTCTTCGAGATGGGCAAGCTGCGCGCGGACGCGGGCGACAACGAGAAGGCCATCGAGACCTGGGTGGAGTGCTTGAAGACGCACCCCGACCCGTCGCTGGTGCAGGACGCCATCACCCGGGCACGCCGCCGCCTGGCCAACCTCACGGTGGAGGGGATTGGCAAGAAGGAGGTGGCGTTCGACCGCAGCAAGCAGGCGCGCACCTCCGTGGAAGCCATGGGCGGCAGCGCCGAAGAGGCCGCCCGCGACCGCGGCGACTGA
- a CDS encoding SDR family NAD(P)-dependent oxidoreductase codes for MSLPSRPRAVVTGAGSGLGRALCEALAARQARVMVSDMNAASAEETARRVTELGGEARVHPCDVTDPDAVEALARATDEAFGGVDLVVNNAGVATGGAVGTLPLAEWKRVLDVNLWGVIHGCHAFVPRLKKQGSGHVLNIASAAGLVYAPNLAAYNTSKAAVVALSETLYAELQPLGLGVTVACPTFFRTNIAAAAAPYSDPETRRMSVKLVDQSKIGAEWVAERLLKAVDQGAPHALPMADARWFWRLRRLAPGLFLRGVIAVEKRLRERTARIPG; via the coding sequence ATGAGCCTTCCCTCTCGTCCTCGCGCGGTGGTGACGGGCGCCGGCAGCGGTCTGGGCCGTGCGCTGTGTGAAGCGCTGGCGGCCCGTCAGGCGCGGGTCATGGTGTCGGACATGAACGCGGCCAGCGCGGAGGAGACCGCCCGCCGCGTCACGGAGCTGGGCGGCGAGGCGCGCGTGCACCCGTGTGACGTGACGGACCCGGACGCGGTGGAGGCGCTGGCGCGCGCCACGGACGAAGCGTTCGGCGGCGTGGACCTGGTGGTGAACAACGCGGGCGTCGCCACCGGAGGCGCGGTGGGCACGCTGCCCCTGGCGGAATGGAAGCGCGTGCTGGACGTGAATTTGTGGGGCGTCATCCACGGCTGCCACGCGTTCGTGCCCCGCCTGAAGAAGCAGGGCTCCGGGCACGTGCTCAACATCGCGTCCGCGGCGGGGCTCGTGTACGCGCCGAACCTGGCGGCGTACAACACGTCCAAGGCGGCCGTCGTCGCGCTGTCGGAGACGCTCTACGCGGAGCTGCAGCCGCTGGGGCTGGGCGTCACGGTGGCGTGCCCCACGTTCTTCCGCACGAACATCGCCGCCGCGGCCGCGCCCTACTCCGACCCGGAGACGCGCCGCATGAGCGTGAAGCTGGTGGACCAGTCCAAGATTGGCGCGGAGTGGGTCGCCGAGCGGCTGCTCAAGGCGGTGGACCAGGGCGCGCCGCACGCGCTGCCCATGGCGGATGCGCGCTGGTTCTGGCGGCTGCGGCGGCTGGCGCCCGGGCTGTTCCTCCGGGGCGTCATCGCGGTGGAGAAGCGCCTCCGCGAGCGCACCGCGCGCATCCCCGGCTAG
- a CDS encoding KdsC family phosphatase has product MNQDLESLKARVARLSVMIFDIDGTLTDGRIFWVPNSGWTQMYSVRDGMGIKRLQEVGIEVAAISGGDSLSAQMRMQSLGLRHVHFGSQDKVAHFEKLLALLNVSAEHCGYMGDEVVDLPLLKAVGFSATVPEAPDEVRAQVHYVAQRAAGFGAAREVCEFILKHRTRSAP; this is encoded by the coding sequence ATGAACCAGGACCTGGAGTCGCTCAAGGCTCGGGTGGCGCGCCTGTCGGTGATGATCTTCGACATCGACGGCACGCTCACCGACGGCCGCATCTTCTGGGTGCCCAACTCCGGCTGGACGCAGATGTACAGCGTGCGTGACGGCATGGGCATCAAGCGCCTGCAGGAGGTGGGCATCGAGGTGGCCGCCATCTCCGGCGGCGACAGCCTCTCCGCGCAGATGCGCATGCAGTCGCTGGGCTTGCGCCACGTGCACTTCGGCAGCCAGGACAAGGTGGCGCACTTCGAGAAGCTGCTCGCCCTCCTCAACGTGTCCGCCGAGCACTGCGGCTACATGGGTGACGAAGTGGTGGACCTGCCGCTGCTCAAGGCGGTGGGCTTCTCAGCCACCGTGCCGGAAGCGCCGGACGAGGTGCGCGCCCAGGTGCACTACGTGGCCCAGCGCGCCGCGGGCTTCGGTGCCGCGCGCGAGGTGTGTGAGTTCATCCTGAAGCACCGGACGCGCTCCGCGCCCTGA
- a CDS encoding MXAN_5187 C-terminal domain-containing protein, whose product MPPPDNARSAAKGGVRPAQLDASSSSEAALQQCEELEAAIAELRHSYEQYFLGMERQAPIRAHEDLKKRMLKLKGAFIRSTSVKFRVQSLHNKFLTYERLWVRTIQEIEAGTYRRDLAKARRRAGPKQAGATGDRQKGVVEIPEEIDDMDFEEIEELTGRRPINEPKLSSEYLAEKQSAGGTPFRGSPSVAPVAAQPAGAPRGTPAGLVPPKQGTPAVAPVSGLPSISPVAGTPQKGTPAVGTSKLPPVTPAVAPGGTPAAGRPAVPPGMATRAPAAAPQQPARPVAAAAPRPAAAGPGGGMADDKLRAVYDAYVTAKRRCQEDTSKLSYESVAATLRKQVPELLKQHNAKAVEFKVVIKDGKASLKAVPK is encoded by the coding sequence ATGCCGCCGCCCGACAACGCACGGTCCGCCGCCAAAGGTGGGGTCCGGCCCGCGCAACTGGACGCCAGTTCCTCCAGCGAAGCCGCCCTTCAGCAATGTGAAGAGCTGGAGGCGGCCATCGCGGAGCTGCGCCACAGCTACGAGCAGTACTTCCTGGGCATGGAGCGCCAGGCGCCCATCCGCGCGCATGAAGACCTGAAGAAGCGGATGCTGAAGCTCAAGGGGGCCTTCATCCGCAGCACGTCGGTGAAGTTCCGCGTGCAGAGCCTCCACAACAAGTTCCTCACCTACGAGCGGCTGTGGGTGCGCACCATCCAGGAGATTGAAGCCGGCACCTACCGCCGCGACCTGGCCAAGGCCCGCCGCCGCGCCGGGCCGAAGCAGGCCGGTGCCACGGGCGACCGCCAGAAGGGCGTGGTGGAGATCCCCGAAGAAATCGACGACATGGACTTCGAGGAGATTGAAGAGCTCACCGGCCGCCGCCCCATCAACGAGCCGAAGCTCTCCTCGGAGTACCTGGCGGAGAAGCAGTCCGCGGGCGGTACGCCCTTCCGCGGCAGTCCGTCGGTGGCCCCTGTCGCGGCGCAGCCGGCCGGCGCGCCCCGGGGTACGCCCGCGGGGCTGGTGCCTCCGAAGCAGGGGACCCCGGCGGTCGCGCCCGTGAGCGGGCTGCCGTCCATCTCACCCGTGGCGGGCACGCCGCAGAAGGGGACCCCGGCGGTGGGGACGTCGAAGCTGCCCCCGGTGACGCCGGCGGTGGCCCCGGGTGGGACCCCGGCGGCGGGGCGTCCGGCGGTGCCTCCGGGCATGGCCACCAGGGCTCCAGCGGCGGCCCCGCAGCAGCCCGCGCGTCCGGTGGCTGCCGCCGCGCCCCGTCCCGCGGCGGCCGGCCCCGGTGGCGGCATGGCCGACGACAAGCTGCGCGCGGTGTACGACGCGTACGTCACCGCGAAGCGCCGCTGCCAGGAGGACACGTCCAAGCTGTCCTACGAGTCGGTGGCGGCCACGCTGCGCAAGCAGGTGCCGGAGTTGCTCAAGCAGCACAACGCGAAGGCCGTGGAGTTCAAGGTCGTCATCAAGGACGGCAAGGCCTCGCTCAAGGCCGTGCCCAAGTAG
- a CDS encoding prolipoprotein diacylglyceryl transferase yields the protein MLPVLLRLSFTTLWMQLLLYAAAVGVVASVAVNGWRGTLGPVDAKTGKEGPASLQDKLLRAVGFAVVGGFLAYFGLMYALPADAFPGGRGEGIPLHTYGVLLAAGFVTAVSVAGRLAQDEWRRVSFVEGRGWVDTEGPQKREQVLDMAFWVLVGGLVGSRVLFVLVNWQDYARDWTQVFSLGGGLVFYGGLIGAGLAAFLFARRHGLDFLRLADVCIPTVSLGQCLGRLGCFSAGCCWGDMAGSHSHTGVTFPGSGLAQDLFGQLGRASSLAYGSQAGDDRFVVEATGQVLHQAAPGAVRISDWVAQHGTTLPVYPTQLFESVGQLVLFVALLYARRFRRFHGHIFALWLMAYACLRTTVELFRGDVERGTLHGLLESLGAQGLAGAVPLEAWYNVSTSQFISLCMFTFGALLMARHRPAGEAAGLGPTPSAA from the coding sequence ATGCTCCCCGTCCTGCTACGCCTGTCCTTCACCACGCTGTGGATGCAGCTGTTGCTGTACGCCGCCGCGGTGGGAGTGGTGGCCTCCGTCGCCGTCAATGGCTGGCGAGGCACGCTGGGGCCGGTGGACGCGAAGACGGGCAAGGAGGGACCCGCGTCGCTCCAGGACAAGCTCCTGCGCGCGGTGGGGTTCGCGGTGGTGGGCGGCTTCCTCGCGTACTTCGGCCTGATGTACGCGCTGCCCGCGGACGCGTTCCCCGGGGGAAGGGGCGAGGGCATCCCGCTGCACACCTACGGCGTGCTCCTGGCCGCGGGCTTCGTCACCGCGGTGTCGGTGGCGGGCCGGCTGGCGCAGGACGAGTGGCGCCGGGTGAGCTTCGTGGAGGGCCGGGGCTGGGTGGACACGGAGGGGCCCCAGAAGCGCGAGCAGGTGCTGGACATGGCGTTCTGGGTGCTGGTGGGCGGGCTCGTGGGCAGCCGCGTGCTGTTCGTGCTGGTGAACTGGCAGGACTACGCGCGCGACTGGACGCAGGTCTTCTCCCTGGGCGGCGGGCTGGTGTTCTACGGCGGCCTCATTGGCGCGGGGCTGGCGGCGTTCCTCTTCGCCCGCAGGCACGGCCTGGACTTCCTGCGGCTGGCGGACGTGTGCATCCCCACCGTGTCGCTGGGGCAGTGCCTGGGGCGCCTGGGGTGCTTTTCCGCCGGGTGCTGCTGGGGCGACATGGCCGGGAGCCACTCGCACACGGGGGTCACCTTCCCGGGCTCCGGGCTGGCCCAGGACCTGTTTGGCCAGCTGGGGCGTGCGTCCAGCCTGGCGTATGGCTCGCAGGCGGGGGATGACCGCTTCGTGGTGGAGGCCACCGGGCAGGTGCTCCACCAGGCCGCTCCGGGCGCGGTGCGCATCTCCGACTGGGTCGCCCAGCACGGCACCACGTTGCCGGTGTACCCCACGCAGCTCTTCGAGTCGGTGGGGCAGCTGGTGCTCTTCGTGGCGCTCCTCTACGCGCGTCGCTTCCGCCGCTTCCACGGGCACATCTTCGCCCTGTGGCTGATGGCCTACGCCTGCCTGCGCACCACGGTGGAGCTGTTCCGGGGCGACGTGGAGCGCGGCACCTTGCACGGCCTGCTGGAGTCGCTGGGGGCCCAGGGGCTGGCCGGAGCGGTGCCCCTGGAGGCCTGGTACAACGTGTCCACCAGCCAGTTCATCTCCCTGTGCATGTTCACCTTCGGTGCGCTGCTGATGGCGCGCCACCGACCGGCGGGTGAGGCCGCTGGCCTGGGGCCTACACCGTCAGCGGCCTGA
- the lspA gene encoding signal peptidase II — MPRKYVILLALTLGVIVLDQWTKYLVVRDLTTRFDGATTLSERLGEFYSPAEEPGFRGLHFQPKTHVEVAENFFRLRYAENPGAAWGMFRNLAPNVRGPLFHLVSLGAVLLIVFYFRKLSGKDPAEVWALWGLPLVLGGALGNYIDRVARAFVIDFLEAHWYDKAAWPSFNVADMAICIGVGMLVVDAFVRKEKPEAATPAKAA, encoded by the coding sequence GTGCCGCGCAAATACGTCATCCTCCTCGCCCTCACGTTGGGCGTCATCGTGCTGGACCAGTGGACGAAGTACCTGGTCGTGCGCGATCTCACGACCCGCTTCGACGGGGCCACCACGCTGTCGGAACGGCTGGGCGAGTTCTATTCGCCCGCGGAAGAGCCGGGCTTCCGAGGCCTGCACTTCCAGCCGAAAACGCACGTGGAGGTGGCGGAGAACTTCTTCCGCCTGCGCTACGCGGAGAACCCGGGCGCGGCGTGGGGCATGTTCAGGAACCTGGCCCCGAACGTGCGCGGCCCGCTCTTCCACCTGGTGAGCCTGGGCGCGGTGCTGCTCATCGTCTTCTACTTCCGGAAGCTGTCCGGCAAGGACCCCGCGGAGGTGTGGGCGCTGTGGGGCCTGCCGCTGGTGCTGGGCGGCGCGCTGGGCAACTACATCGACCGCGTGGCGCGGGCCTTCGTCATCGATTTCCTGGAGGCCCATTGGTACGACAAGGCCGCCTGGCCGTCGTTCAACGTCGCGGACATGGCCATCTGCATCGGCGTAGGCATGCTCGTGGTGGATGCCTTCGTGCGCAAGGAGAAGCCGGAGGCCGCCACTCCCGCGAAGGCCGCGTAG
- the lspA gene encoding signal peptidase II produces the protein MKASFRLLLVVVLAVLAADQVTKYLAVSRLTEALDGRSGMARVSGFLSEQNLDNDPPVEGVFRKNTRPYRFIEDYWHFRYVENPGAAWGMFSNLPETARKAFFHVVSLVALGFILTLYRKTEPSQKLVRVALALITGGALGNFVDRLIRGYVIDFIDWHWRNQPGMRWPTFNVADAAICVGVALMLLDSVRRPEAAAAQPLPQGSSPQP, from the coding sequence ATGAAAGCCTCCTTCCGTCTTCTCCTCGTGGTGGTCCTCGCCGTGCTGGCGGCGGATCAGGTGACCAAGTACCTGGCCGTGTCCCGGCTGACGGAAGCGCTGGATGGCCGCAGCGGCATGGCGCGCGTGTCCGGCTTCCTGAGCGAGCAGAACCTGGACAACGACCCTCCGGTGGAGGGCGTGTTCCGCAAGAACACCCGGCCGTACCGCTTCATCGAGGACTACTGGCACTTCCGCTACGTGGAGAACCCGGGCGCGGCGTGGGGCATGTTCTCCAACCTTCCGGAGACGGCGCGCAAGGCGTTCTTCCACGTGGTGAGCCTGGTGGCGCTGGGGTTCATCCTGACGCTGTACCGGAAGACGGAGCCGTCGCAGAAGCTGGTGCGCGTGGCGCTGGCGCTCATCACCGGCGGCGCGCTGGGCAACTTCGTGGACCGCCTCATCCGGGGCTACGTCATCGACTTCATCGACTGGCACTGGCGCAACCAGCCGGGCATGCGCTGGCCCACGTTCAACGTGGCGGACGCGGCCATCTGCGTGGGCGTGGCGCTGATGCTCCTGGACTCGGTGCGCCGGCCGGAGGCAGCCGCCGCTCAGCCGCTGCCCCAGGGCAGCAGCCCGCAGCCGTGA
- a CDS encoding endonuclease/exonuclease/phosphatase family protein, translating to MAMKLSPYLRPLLAMGFLALACGEGEEPTTPPDSGTSVDAGTRTDAGTTVDAGSDAGQTTDDAGTTEDAGSDVDSGSNDAGTEVDAGTSVDAGTTEDAGTTTDAGTTEDAGTTTDAGTTTDAGTTTDAGTTEDAGTTTDGGSADAGPIGETDTDGGYTQIRLMAANLSSGNGQDYDPGHGIRLMQGVKPDVVMIQEFNYKSDSASDMRSMVDMIGAGFYYYRETGAQIPNGIISRYPILESGEWKDAKVSNRDFAWARIDIPGPRDLWAISVHLLTTSSSNRNAEATQLVGYIKANIPEGDYLAIGGDFNTDSRSEACLTTFKQVVDIAGPHPADKNGKEGTNAGRSKPYDHVIVDSDLRQYQVPTVVGTSTFNNGLVLDSRVYTPISDIYPALNSDSGASSMQHMGVIKTFRTPNF from the coding sequence ATGGCAATGAAGCTCTCCCCGTATCTCCGCCCCCTCCTGGCGATGGGCTTCCTGGCCCTCGCTTGCGGCGAGGGCGAAGAGCCCACCACGCCTCCGGACTCGGGGACCTCCGTCGATGCCGGGACCCGCACTGACGCGGGCACCACCGTCGATGCCGGATCCGACGCGGGTCAGACCACGGACGATGCGGGCACCACCGAGGACGCCGGATCCGATGTGGATTCGGGCTCCAATGATGCCGGCACCGAGGTGGACGCGGGCACGTCCGTGGATGCGGGCACCACCGAGGACGCGGGTACCACGACCGACGCGGGCACCACCGAGGACGCGGGTACCACGACCGACGCGGGTACCACGACCGACGCGGGCACCACGACCGACGCAGGCACCACCGAGGACGCGGGCACCACGACCGACGGTGGCTCCGCGGACGCGGGCCCGATTGGCGAGACGGATACCGACGGTGGCTACACGCAGATCCGCCTGATGGCGGCCAATCTCTCCAGCGGCAACGGCCAGGACTACGACCCGGGCCACGGCATCCGGCTGATGCAGGGCGTGAAGCCCGACGTCGTGATGATCCAGGAGTTCAACTACAAGTCGGACTCCGCCTCGGACATGCGCTCCATGGTCGATATGATCGGCGCGGGCTTCTACTACTACCGCGAGACCGGCGCGCAGATCCCCAACGGCATCATCAGCCGCTACCCCATCCTCGAGTCGGGCGAGTGGAAGGATGCCAAGGTCTCCAACCGCGACTTCGCCTGGGCCCGCATCGACATCCCCGGGCCTCGCGACCTCTGGGCCATCAGCGTCCACCTGCTCACCACCAGCTCCAGCAACCGCAACGCGGAAGCCACCCAGCTCGTGGGCTACATCAAGGCGAACATCCCCGAGGGCGACTACCTGGCCATTGGCGGTGACTTCAACACCGACTCCCGCTCCGAGGCGTGCCTCACCACCTTCAAGCAGGTGGTCGACATCGCGGGCCCGCACCCCGCGGACAAGAACGGCAAGGAGGGCACCAACGCCGGCCGCAGCAAGCCCTACGACCATGTCATCGTGGACTCCGACCTGCGCCAGTACCAGGTGCCCACCGTCGTCGGGACCAGCACCTTCAACAACGGACTGGTGCTCGACAGCCGCGTGTACACGCCCATCTCGGACATCTACCCGGCGCTGAACTCCGACAGCGGCGCGTCCAGCATGCAGCACATGGGCGTCATCAAGACGTTCCGCACGCCCAACTTCTAA
- a CDS encoding Mut7-C RNAse domain-containing protein, with translation MSSRQLTVRIHGALNDFVAPERRGQAFTHVLQGSPSVKDLIESLGPPHPEVDVVLVDGAPVDFAHRAEEGTSLDVYPASDPSAPQVAREARVGQPLPEMPRFILDVGLGRLSGFLRMLGFDTLWRNDSADDQLARLSHDESRVLLTRDLGVLKRSEVVHGYFPRATDPAHQLVEVVRRYGLTSRMRPFSRCIACNAPLSTATPEEVQGRVPEGVAQRHSHFQQCPGCQRVFWPGTHHQRMQNLVETLRKLEATNP, from the coding sequence ATGTCATCAAGGCAGCTCACGGTGCGGATCCACGGCGCACTGAACGACTTCGTCGCACCAGAGCGCCGGGGACAGGCGTTCACGCACGTGCTGCAGGGAAGCCCGTCCGTGAAGGACCTCATCGAGTCGCTGGGTCCACCGCACCCGGAGGTGGACGTGGTGTTGGTGGATGGAGCACCGGTGGACTTCGCTCACCGCGCGGAGGAAGGCACGAGCCTCGACGTGTATCCGGCGTCGGATCCATCAGCGCCGCAGGTGGCGAGGGAAGCGCGAGTGGGGCAGCCCCTCCCGGAGATGCCGCGCTTCATCCTGGACGTGGGGTTGGGGAGGCTGTCGGGCTTCCTGCGGATGCTGGGCTTCGACACGCTCTGGCGCAACGACTCCGCGGACGACCAGTTGGCGCGCCTGTCCCACGACGAATCGCGAGTACTCCTCACGAGGGACCTGGGCGTGCTGAAGCGCTCGGAGGTGGTGCACGGCTACTTCCCGCGAGCGACCGACCCCGCGCACCAGTTGGTGGAGGTGGTGAGGAGGTACGGCCTGACGTCGCGCATGCGGCCCTTCTCCCGCTGCATCGCCTGCAACGCGCCCCTGTCCACCGCGACGCCGGAAGAAGTGCAGGGCCGCGTCCCGGAAGGCGTGGCCCAACGCCACAGCCACTTCCAGCAGTGCCCCGGCTGCCAGCGCGTCTTCTGGCCCGGCACGCACCACCAACGCATGCAGAACCTGGTGGAGACGCTGCGCAAGCTGGAGGCCACCAATCCCTAG